One segment of Panicum virgatum strain AP13 chromosome 3K, P.virgatum_v5, whole genome shotgun sequence DNA contains the following:
- the LOC120701496 gene encoding beta-glucosidase 38-like, which produces MAALAPLLLHGLLAVSLALGAHGMPGDHGNLTRQSFPPGFVFGTASSAYQVEGNTLKYGRGPCIWDTFLKYPGTTPDNATANVTVDEYNRYMDDVDNMVRVGFDAYRFSISWSRIFPSGIGRINKDGVDYYHRLINYMLANHITPYVVLYHYDLPQVLQDQYNGWLSPRIVDDFTRFADFCFRTYGDRVKNWFTINEPRMMASHGYGDGYFPPARCTGCHFGGNSATEPYIAGHNLLLAHASAVKLYREKYQVQQGGKIGILLDFVWYEPLTSSIDDEYAAHRARMFTLGWFLHPITYGHYPESMEKIVMGRLPNFTFEQSAMVKGSADYIAINHYTTYYASNFVNETHTSYANDWHVKLSYERNGVPIGKKGYSDWLYVVPWGLYKALIWTKEKFNNPIMLIGENGIDQSGSDSLPYALYDNFRIDYFEKYLHELQCAIHDGAKVIGYFAWSLLDNFEWRMGFTSKFGIVYVDRSTFTRYPKDSARWFRKIIKNEE; this is translated from the exons ATGGCGGCCCTCGCGCCATTGCTCCTCCACGGGCTCCTCGCCGTCTCCCTGGCGCTCGGCGCGCACGGCATGCCCGGCGACCACGGCAACCTCACCAGGCAGAGCTTCCCGCCCGGCTTCGTCTTCGGCACGGCGTCGTCGGCGTACCAGGTCGAGGGGAACACGCTCAAGTACGGCCGGGGCCCCTGCATCTGGGACACCTTCCTGAAATACCCAG GCACTACTCCTGATAACGCCACTGCCAATGTGACCGTCGACGAGTACAATCGCTACATG GATGATGTGGACAACATGGTGCGGGTCGGCTTCGACGCGTACCGCTTCTCCATCTCCTGGTCGCGGATCTTCCCCA GTGGAATTGGGAGGATCAACAAGGATGGTGTGGATTATTACCACAGGCTCATCAACTACATGCTGGCAAACC ATATTACTCCCTATGTTGTGCTGTACCACTACGACCTTCCTCAGGTGCTGCAAGACCAGTACAACGGCTGGCTGAGCCCCAGAATTGT GGACGATTTCACGAGGTTCGCAGATTTTTGCTTTAGGACATACGGTGACCGTGTGAAGAACTGGTTCACCATCAACGAGCCCAGGATGATGGCCTCCCACGGGTACGGCGACGGCTACTTCCCCCCGGCCAGGTGCACCGGCTGCCACTTCGGCGGCAACTCCGCCACCGAGCCGTACATCGCCGGCCACAACCTCCTCCTGGCGCACGCCTCTGCTGTCAAGCTGTACCGGGAGAAGTACCAG GTCCAACAGGGTGGCAAGATCGGCATCCTGCTCGACTTCGTCTGGTATGAGCCGCTCACATCCTCCATCGACGACGAATACGCGGCGCACCGAGCTAGGATGTTCACCCTTGGCTG GTTCCTGCACCCGATCACCTACGGCCATTACCCGGAGTCGATGGAGAAGATCGTGATGGGGAGGCTGCCCAACTTCACCTTCGAGCAGTCCGCAATGGTGAAAGGCTCGGCGGATTACATCGCCATCAACCACTACACCACATACTACGCCAGCAACTTCGTCAACGAGACGCATACGAGCTATGCCAACGATTGGCACGTCAAACTTTCAT ATGAGCGGAATGGTGTGCCCATTGGAAAGAAG GGATACTCGGACTGGCTTTACGTGGTACCATGGGGGCTCTACAAAGCTCTCATTTGGACAAAGGAGAAGTTCAACAACCCTATCATGCTCATCGGCGAAAACG GAATCGATCAATCTGGAAGTGATTCTTTGCCGTATGCGCTGTACGACAACTTCAGGATAGACTACTTCGAGAAGTACCTTCATGAGCTCCAATGCGCGATACACGACGGCGCAAAAGTCATCGGCTACTTCGCTTGGTCGCTGCTGGACAACTTTGAGTGGCGGATGGGGTTCACCTCCAAGTTTGGGATCGTGTACGTCGACCGAAGCACGTTCACGCGGTACCCCAAGGACTCTGCGCGCTGGTTCCGGAAGATAATAAAGAACGAAGAGTGA
- the LOC120699321 gene encoding photosystem I reaction center subunit XI, chloroplastic, with protein MATAYAPMASQVMKSGMVHSRPRGLSGAALTRRPRFTVKAIQPEKPTYQVVQPINGDPFIGSLETPVTSSPLVAWYLSNLPAYRTAVSPLLRGIEVGLAHGYLLVGPFALTGPLRNTPVHGQAGALGAAGLVTILSVCLTMYGVASFNEGDPSTAPTLTLTGRKKEADKLQTADGWAKFTGGFFFGGISGVLWAYFLLYVLDLPYYFK; from the exons ATGGCTACGGCGTACGCTCCCATGGCGAGCCAGGTGATGAAGAGCGGCATGGTGCACTCGAGGCCGAGGGGCCTCTCTGGCGCTGCGCTGACGAGGCGGCCACGCTTCACCGTGAAGGCCATCCAGCCTGAGAAG CCAACGTACCAGGTGGTGCAGCCCATCAACGGCGACCCCTTCATCGGCAGCCTGGAGACGCCCGTCACCTCGAGCCCGCTCGTGGCCTGGTACCTCTCCAACCTGCCGGCCTACCGCACCGCCGTGAGCCCGCTGCTCCGCGGCATCGAGGTCGGCCTCGCGCACGGCTACCTCCTCGTCGGGCCCTTCGCGCTCACCGGCCCGCTCCGCAACACGCCCGTGCACGGCCAGGCCGGCGCCCTGGGCGCCGCCGGGCTCGTCACCATCCTCAGCGTCTGCCTCACCATGTACGGCGTCGCCTCCTTCAACGAGGGGGACCCGTCCACGGCGCCCACGCTCACGCTCACGGGGCGCAAGAAGGAGGCCGACAAGCTGCAGACCGCCGACGGGTGGGCCAAGTTCACCGGAGGCTTCTTCTTCGGCGGCATCTCCGGCGTGCTCTGGGCATACTTCCTCCTCTACGTGCTCGACCTCCCCTACTACTTCAAGTAG
- the LOC120700945 gene encoding wall-associated receptor kinase 3-like: MSLDVRLRIALDCAEALAYIHSSTDSRILHGDVKSANILLDTNLMAKVSDFVLSRLLSTSGYTMHTQKVICSNGYGDPKFKEEGILTQKSDVYSFGVILVELITRKKACDEFGKNELAPYFRSCFAKGKQIVHDMVDDEIAKREEKVVIEDIFKLAFNYLNTEIKDRPDMKKVAQQL; the protein is encoded by the coding sequence ATGTCGCTCGACGTTCGCTTGCGGATTGCTCTTGATTGCGCAGAAGCACTTGCATACATTCATTCATCAACTGATTCGCGCATCCTACATGGTGATGTCAAATCTGCCAACATACTTTTGGACACGAACCTAATGGCAAAAGTTTCTGACTTTGTTTTATCAAGGCTACTCTCAACAAGTGGTTATACAATGCATACCCAGAAAGTAATATGTAGCAATGGCTATGGTGATCCGAAGTTCAAGGAAGAAGGCATACTCACACAAAAGAGCGATGTGTATAGCTTTGGAGTTATACTAGTAGAACTCATCACTAGGAAGAAGGCTTGTGATGAGTTTGGGAAGAATGAACTCGCGCCGTACTTCCGTTCTTGCTTCGCTAAAGGGAAACAGATAGTTCATGATATGGTTGATGATGAGATTGCAAAAAGGGAAGAGAAAGTGGTTATTGAAGACATCTTCAAGCTTGCATTCAACTATTTAAACACGGAGATCAAAGATCGACCAGATATGAAGAAAGTGGCACAACAACTGTAG
- the LOC120699320 gene encoding chloroplast stem-loop binding protein of 41 kDa b, chloroplastic-like — protein sequence MAATASLKSSLRLPSPISDFSGAAVSVSPQKRRRSWQPRGARVQISAAAADSKNILVMGGTRFIGVFLSRLLVKEGHQVTLFTRGKAPITQQLPGESDAEYAEFSSKIQHLKGDRMDFEFVKTSLSAKGYDVVYDINGREAVEVEPIVDALPNLEQYIYCSSAGVYLKSDLLPHCEADAVDPKSRHKGKLETESLLTARGVNWTSIRPVYIYGPLNYNPVEEWFFHRLKAGRPIPIPGAGNQITQLGHVKDLATAFNLVLGNPKASQQIFNISGAKYVTFDGLARACAKAGGFPEPELVHYNPKDFDFGKKKAFPFRDQHFFASIEKASRELGWTPEFGLVEGLTDSYSLDFGRGTFRKAADFTTDDMILGKKLATV from the exons ATGGCGGCCACGGCGTCCCTGAAGAGCAGCCTCCGCCTCCCGTCTCCTATCTCCGACTTCAGCGGCGCAGCCGTCTCCGTCTCGCCGCAG AAGAGGAGGAGATCATGGCAGCCGAGGGGGGCGAGGGTGCAgatctcggcggcggcggcggactccAAGAACATTCTTGTCATGGGGGGAACCAGGTTCATTGGTGTTTTCCTGTCCAGACTCCTTGTCAAGGAGGGCCATCAG GTTACATTGTTCACTAGGGGAAAGGCGCCCATCACCCAGCAGCTGCCAGGAGAGTCCGATGCAGAGTACGCAGAGTTCTCCTCCAAG ATCCAGCACTTGAAAGGTGACAGGATGGACTTCGAATTCGTCAAGACAAGCCTTTCTGCTAAGGGCTACGATGTCGTCTACGACATCAACG GACGCGAGGCTGTGGAGGTCGAGCCTATCGTCGACGCCTTGCCCAACCTGGAACA GTACATCTACTGCTCATCGGCCGGAGTGTACCTGAAATCGGACCTTCTCCCCCACTGCGAG GCCGACGCCGTGGACCCCAAGAGCCGGCACAAGGGGAAGCTGGAGACGGAGAGCCTGCTCACCGCCCGCGGCGTGAACTGGACGTCCATCAGGCCGGTGTACATCTACGGCCCGCTCAACTACAACCCCGTCGAGGAGTGGTTCTTCCACCGCCTCAAGGCCGGCCgccccatccccatccccggcGCCGGCAACCAGATCACCCAGCTCGGCCATGTCAAGGACCTCGCGACGGCATTCAACCTGGTGCTCGGCAACCCGAAGGCGAGCCAGCAGATCTTCAACATCTCCGGCGCCAAGTACGTCACCTTCGACGGCCTCGCACGGGCGTGCGCCAAG GCTGGAGGGTTCCCTGAGCCGGAGCTCGTCCACTACAACCCCAAAGACTTCGACTTCGGCAAGAAGAAGGCCTTCCCGTTCAGGGACCAG CACTTCTTCGCGTCGATCGAGAAGGCGAGCAGGGAGCTCGGGTGGACGCCGGAGTTCGGCCTCGTCGAGGGGCTCACCGACTCGTACAGCCTCGACTTCGGCCGCGGCACCTTCCGGAAGGCGGCCGACTTCACCACGGACGACATGATCCTCGGCAAGAAGCTCGCGACCGTCTGA
- the LOC120699322 gene encoding tyrosine-protein phosphatase DSP3-like, whose protein sequence is MILEPVGEEEGAAGLVSPPANFGMVDAGVYRSGFPDAASFGFLRGLRLRSVVYLCPEPYPEANAAFLEAEGIRLFQFGIEGNKDPYVSIPVDAIVGALRVLLDVRNHPVLIHCKRGKHRTGCLVGCFRKLQNWCLSSIFEEYHRYAAGKSRLSDLRFIESFDVTCMRDCMLRLIYRYHDCLQKSKRLQYDAR, encoded by the exons ATGATCCTGGAGCCggtcggcgaggaggagggggcggcggggctggtgtcgccgccggcgaactTCGGGATGGTGGACGCGGGGGTCTACCGCTCGGGCTTCCCCGACGCCGCCAGCTTCGGCTTCCTCCGGGGGCTCCGCCTCCGATCCGTCGT GTACCTGTGCCCGGAGCCCTACCCGGAGGCCAACGCCGCGTTCCTCGAGGCCGAGGGGATCCGCCTCTTCCAGTTCGGGATCGAAGGCAACAAG GACCCATACGTGTCCATACCTGTGGATGCCATCGTGGGGGCTCTTAGGGTCTTGCTTG ATGTAAGGAACCACCCAGTTTTAATCCACTGCAAAAGAGGAAAG CACCGCACTGGATGTCTGGTGGGCTGCTTCAGAAAGCTGCAGAATTGGTGCCTATCATCTATATTTGAAGAGTATCACCGCTATGCTGCTGGCAAATCCCGGTTGTCAGACCTGAGGTTCATTGAATCCTTCGATGTCACCTGCATGAGGGATTGCATGCTCAGACTCATCTACCGCTACCATGACTGTCTTCAGAAAAGCAAGCGCCTACAGTACGATGCCAGATAA